Proteins encoded by one window of Halomonas chromatireducens:
- the tig gene encoding trigger factor — MQVSVETPSQIERRVTFQVPAAEVDEAVEARLKDTAKNVRLNGFRKGRVPMSVVRQRYGRDVRDEVVGEVMRERYVKAISEENLNPAGFPSIEPKVNEAGKDLEFVANLEVYPEIELASIDGTEVERPVVDVTEADLEEMIETLRKQNASWEEVDRAAADGDQVKIDFQGFLGDEPFEGGSAEGHDLVLGSGNFIPGFEAQLEGAKAGDEKEITVTFPEDYQAEHLAGQEATFKVKVHAVKGQALPEIDEEFIKRFGVEDGDVEKFRAEVKKNMAREAKQAVDNRVKQQVLESLKKANDVPVPQALVQQETDALKRQAAQQFGLGEDFDVSQLPNELFAEQAKGRVQVGLLLAEVIKSSELDATDDEIRAKVEELAEQYQDPQQVVDYYMSNDQLKTQVKSAILEEKAVDKLLEQATVKDVEMSYQQALAAAQQQAEQDDEAASEAEADADAGQEAKS, encoded by the coding sequence ATGCAAGTTTCCGTCGAAACGCCTTCCCAGATCGAGCGCCGTGTCACGTTTCAGGTGCCAGCGGCCGAGGTCGACGAAGCCGTCGAGGCTCGCCTCAAGGACACTGCGAAGAACGTGCGCCTGAACGGCTTCCGCAAGGGGCGTGTGCCCATGTCGGTGGTGCGTCAGCGTTACGGTCGTGACGTGCGCGATGAAGTGGTGGGCGAAGTGATGCGCGAGCGCTACGTCAAGGCCATCTCAGAAGAGAACCTCAATCCCGCCGGTTTCCCCAGCATCGAGCCGAAGGTGAACGAGGCAGGAAAGGATCTGGAGTTCGTGGCCAATCTGGAGGTCTATCCCGAGATAGAGCTGGCCTCCATCGATGGCACCGAGGTCGAGCGTCCTGTGGTTGATGTGACGGAAGCCGATCTCGAGGAGATGATCGAGACGCTGCGCAAGCAGAACGCCTCCTGGGAAGAGGTCGATCGCGCCGCCGCAGATGGCGACCAGGTCAAGATCGATTTCCAGGGCTTCCTGGGTGACGAGCCCTTTGAGGGCGGTAGCGCCGAAGGCCACGACCTGGTGCTGGGTTCCGGTAACTTCATCCCCGGCTTCGAAGCGCAGCTGGAGGGTGCCAAGGCCGGTGACGAGAAGGAGATCACGGTCACCTTCCCTGAGGACTACCAGGCCGAGCATCTGGCCGGTCAGGAGGCCACCTTCAAGGTCAAGGTCCACGCGGTCAAGGGCCAGGCCCTGCCGGAGATCGACGAGGAATTCATCAAGCGCTTCGGCGTGGAAGATGGCGATGTCGAAAAGTTTCGTGCCGAGGTCAAGAAGAACATGGCCCGCGAAGCGAAGCAGGCTGTCGACAATCGCGTCAAGCAGCAGGTGCTCGAGTCACTCAAGAAGGCGAATGACGTGCCGGTGCCCCAGGCACTGGTGCAGCAGGAGACCGATGCGCTCAAGCGTCAGGCGGCCCAGCAGTTCGGCCTGGGTGAGGATTTCGATGTCTCCCAGCTGCCCAACGAGCTCTTTGCCGAGCAGGCCAAGGGGCGCGTTCAGGTCGGTTTGCTGCTGGCCGAAGTGATCAAGTCCAGTGAGCTTGATGCCACCGATGACGAGATTCGCGCCAAGGTCGAGGAACTGGCCGAGCAGTACCAGGATCCGCAGCAGGTCGTCGACTATTACATGAGCAACGACCAGCTGAAGACACAGGTCAAGTCAGCCATTCTCGAAGAGAAGGCCGTCGACAAGCTGCTGGAGCAGGCGACCGTCAAGGACGTCGAAATGAGCTATCAGCAGGCCCTGGCCGCTGCCCAGCAGCAAGCCGAGCAAGATGACGAAGCCGCCAGCGAGGCTGAGGCCGACGCGGACGCGGGGCAGGAAGCCAAGAGCTGA
- a CDS encoding alpha/beta hydrolase, with translation MPSSGWLRRLLLAVTASLPLLAGGGCTITPLTNPSPLTSATQDAPALPPYTFQRMNRQTYPPADWPEPLGADIYLPDTPGRTRRPAALVVHGGGWQNRTPQDMRGIAERLAREGFVVANVQYRFAPKYPFPAQLHDLQQAMAWLHRKADEEDWLIDTDRIVGVGYSSGAHLVSLLALKGAEGALSQPYGGDHARLAAVLAGGTPSDLFKFDDGRLVVEFLGGKRAEVPDQYELASPARHISPDAPPFFLFHGTWDRLVPVDHATDFHALLQQAGIESELYRQPLRGHITSFLTSGRAIGAGIDFLKRQGLTPAVPPE, from the coding sequence ATGCCATCTTCCGGGTGGTTGCGAAGGCTATTGCTGGCAGTCACCGCCAGCCTCCCACTACTGGCAGGCGGCGGCTGCACCATCACGCCACTGACCAACCCTTCGCCGCTGACATCTGCCACTCAGGACGCCCCGGCACTACCGCCCTACACCTTCCAGCGAATGAATCGCCAGACCTATCCCCCCGCCGACTGGCCAGAACCGCTCGGCGCGGATATCTACCTTCCCGACACGCCCGGCAGGACTCGCCGGCCGGCTGCCCTGGTCGTGCATGGTGGCGGCTGGCAGAACCGCACCCCGCAGGACATGAGAGGCATCGCCGAACGGCTGGCGAGGGAGGGTTTCGTGGTGGCCAATGTTCAGTATCGCTTTGCTCCGAAATATCCGTTTCCCGCCCAATTGCACGACCTGCAGCAAGCCATGGCTTGGCTGCACCGGAAAGCGGACGAGGAAGACTGGCTCATCGATACCGACCGAATCGTCGGGGTCGGGTACTCTTCGGGAGCCCACCTCGTCAGCCTTCTGGCACTCAAAGGGGCCGAGGGAGCGCTCTCGCAACCCTACGGGGGCGACCATGCGCGACTCGCGGCAGTACTGGCTGGAGGGACGCCCAGCGACCTGTTCAAATTCGACGATGGCCGACTGGTGGTGGAATTTCTTGGCGGCAAGCGGGCGGAAGTGCCAGACCAATACGAGCTCGCGTCGCCCGCTCGCCACATCTCACCGGACGCCCCGCCGTTCTTTCTCTTCCATGGCACCTGGGACCGCCTGGTACCGGTTGATCATGCAACCGATTTCCACGCCCTCCTGCAGCAGGCCGGCATAGAGAGCGAGCTCTATCGTCAACCCCTGCGGGGCCATATCACAAGCTTCCTGACCAGTGGCCGCGCCATTGGCGCGGGCATCGATTTTCTGAAGCGCCAGGGCCTGACGCCAGCCGTACCGCCGGAGTAG
- a CDS encoding TerB family tellurite resistance protein: MLASITRFFQEALAEPESSSDPAPTLELAAAALLCEVMRADYHTDQTQLDALRQLLQHHFHLKDAAVEELMEMAREEVETSVDHYQFVSLVKQHYSYAQRRELVRMMWVLAYADAEEGHNALEEHRIRGLADLLHVSHSDFIRTKLQVQNAAGRS, encoded by the coding sequence ATGCTTGCCAGCATCACGCGGTTCTTTCAGGAAGCCCTTGCCGAGCCGGAGTCCAGCTCCGATCCTGCGCCGACCCTGGAGCTGGCCGCCGCCGCACTGCTGTGCGAGGTGATGCGCGCCGACTACCACACCGACCAGACGCAGCTCGATGCCCTGCGGCAGCTGCTGCAGCATCATTTCCATCTGAAGGACGCCGCCGTCGAAGAGCTGATGGAGATGGCCAGGGAGGAGGTCGAGACCTCGGTGGATCACTATCAGTTCGTCAGCCTGGTCAAGCAGCACTACTCCTATGCCCAGCGCCGTGAACTGGTCCGAATGATGTGGGTACTGGCCTATGCGGATGCGGAAGAGGGGCATAATGCCCTGGAGGAGCACCGTATCCGCGGGCTGGCCGACCTGCTGCACGTCAGCCACTCCGACTTCATCCGCACCAAGCTCCAGGTTCAGAACGCTGCGGGCCGCTCCTAG
- a CDS encoding TRAP transporter large permease, translated as MQELMIFVGGLLLLMAIGLPVVVAIGITSFIALGVTGASGLPVELLSLRMVQTLNNFTLLAIPLFILAANIMNTGSTTTRIFDFATALVGFTKGGLGHANVVASSIFATMSGTAVADAAGLGSIEIKAMKERGYDLGYSAGITAASSVIGPILPPSIALVVYGWLANVSIGALFMAGLVPGILMALLLMGMTLVLGAGKRVAMPPATPFDGKEVIRTGRRALLPLMMPAIIVGGIWTGFFTPTEAGAVASIYAIILGTLVYRDLKLRDLYASFVRTLMFSAAILLIIAVSSFYGWILVRIGIPQALAGQVAGVDMPTIMLLLAFALFFLVVGCFMSVIESILIFTPIVVPAALAAGLDPIHFGIVMVITLSVGVITPPFGTVLFLMVGITRLRYSQIVISVLPFLIPILATILILIALPGLVTWLPGVMGY; from the coding sequence ATGCAGGAACTGATGATTTTCGTGGGCGGGCTGCTGTTGCTGATGGCCATCGGCCTGCCGGTGGTGGTGGCGATCGGCATCACCTCCTTCATTGCACTGGGTGTCACTGGCGCCAGTGGCCTGCCCGTGGAACTGCTCTCGCTGCGCATGGTGCAGACGCTGAACAATTTCACCCTGCTGGCGATTCCGCTGTTCATTCTGGCGGCCAACATCATGAATACCGGCTCGACCACCACACGTATCTTCGACTTCGCCACGGCGCTGGTCGGCTTTACCAAGGGCGGCCTGGGGCACGCCAACGTGGTGGCCAGCTCGATCTTCGCCACCATGTCCGGCACGGCGGTAGCCGATGCGGCAGGCCTCGGCAGCATCGAGATCAAGGCCATGAAGGAGAGGGGCTACGATCTGGGCTATTCGGCCGGCATCACCGCGGCCTCGAGCGTGATTGGCCCCATCCTTCCGCCGAGCATTGCGCTGGTGGTCTACGGCTGGTTGGCCAATGTCAGTATCGGGGCCCTGTTCATGGCAGGGCTTGTGCCCGGCATTCTCATGGCACTGCTGTTGATGGGCATGACGCTGGTGCTGGGTGCCGGTAAGCGGGTGGCCATGCCGCCGGCGACACCCTTCGATGGCAAGGAGGTCATCCGAACCGGCAGGCGGGCCTTACTGCCGTTGATGATGCCGGCGATCATCGTCGGCGGTATCTGGACCGGTTTCTTCACGCCCACCGAGGCGGGGGCGGTAGCGTCCATCTATGCGATCATCCTGGGCACGCTGGTCTATCGAGATCTGAAGCTCCGTGACCTCTATGCCTCCTTCGTCCGCACCCTGATGTTCAGTGCCGCCATTCTGCTGATCATTGCGGTCTCCAGCTTCTACGGCTGGATCCTGGTTCGCATCGGTATTCCCCAGGCCCTGGCGGGGCAGGTGGCGGGCGTCGACATGCCGACGATCATGCTGCTGCTGGCCTTTGCACTGTTCTTCCTGGTGGTGGGCTGTTTCATGTCGGTGATCGAGAGCATTCTCATCTTCACGCCGATCGTCGTGCCGGCAGCGCTGGCCGCCGGCCTGGATCCGATCCACTTCGGTATCGTCATGGTCATCACCCTGTCGGTGGGGGTCATTACCCCGCCCTTCGGTACAGTGCTGTTTCTGATGGTGGGTATCACGCGGCTGCGCTATTCCCAGATCGTGATCTCGGTCTTGCCGTTCCTGATCCCGATACTTGCGACCATCCTGATCCTGATTGCCCTGCCCGGGCTGGTTACCTGGCTGCCGGGGGTGATGGGCTACTGA
- the mtnN gene encoding 5'-methylthioadenosine/S-adenosylhomocysteine nucleosidase, giving the protein MKRIGIIGAMAQEVDYLASLLEGRRTRSHVGCTFHHGMLHGVDVVILQSGIGKVNAAIGTTLLLDVYKPEAIINTGSAGGFGEGLKIGDVVVSSEVRHHDVDAVVFGYEHGQVPQMPAAYLPDERLVRVARECVEALGEVRVVEGLIATGDVFMACPELVLKTRTRFPTMLAAEMEAAAIAQTCHLYGCPFVIIRSLSDIAGGGDNHLSFDEFLEKAAAHSARMVETMVARLAVPSPKAEGTSKPKAAVG; this is encoded by the coding sequence ATGAAACGCATCGGCATCATCGGCGCCATGGCCCAGGAGGTCGACTACCTCGCCTCGCTGCTGGAGGGTCGCCGCACCCGCTCTCACGTGGGCTGCACCTTCCACCATGGCATGCTGCATGGTGTCGATGTGGTGATCCTTCAGTCCGGTATCGGCAAGGTGAATGCCGCCATCGGGACCACCCTGCTGCTGGATGTGTACAAACCGGAAGCGATAATCAATACAGGCTCTGCTGGCGGCTTCGGCGAAGGCCTGAAAATCGGCGATGTGGTGGTATCCAGCGAGGTACGGCATCACGATGTGGATGCGGTGGTGTTCGGCTACGAGCATGGCCAGGTGCCCCAGATGCCAGCGGCCTATCTGCCCGACGAGCGACTGGTGAGGGTCGCACGGGAGTGCGTCGAAGCGCTGGGTGAGGTCCGCGTGGTGGAAGGTCTCATCGCCACCGGCGATGTGTTCATGGCCTGTCCCGAGCTGGTCCTGAAAACGCGCACGCGCTTTCCCACGATGCTGGCGGCAGAGATGGAGGCCGCGGCCATCGCCCAGACCTGTCATCTCTATGGGTGCCCCTTCGTGATCATCCGCTCCCTGTCGGATATCGCCGGTGGCGGCGACAACCACCTCTCCTTCGATGAGTTTCTGGAAAAGGCGGCCGCTCACTCTGCACGCATGGTCGAAACCATGGTGGCACGCCTGGCCGTCCCGTCCCCCAAGGCCGAGGGAACCAGCAAGCCCAAGGCTGCTGTCGGATAA
- a CDS encoding PaaI family thioesterase, with the protein MSESALMGYHELLGMRVVEWSAGLAVVELMADERHLNRSGIVHGGVMTSMLDSALSLAGLYCKTPGRVRRGMTLSLTTTFVGPAGPGLLRATGRVRGGGRKVYLSSGEVTAANGDLLAIAEGAFRRRSGSESPEGIPE; encoded by the coding sequence ATGAGCGAGTCGGCATTGATGGGCTATCACGAGCTGCTCGGCATGCGCGTGGTGGAGTGGTCGGCCGGGCTCGCCGTGGTCGAGCTGATGGCCGACGAACGACATCTCAATCGCAGCGGCATCGTCCATGGCGGAGTCATGACCTCGATGCTCGACAGCGCCTTGAGCCTTGCCGGACTCTACTGCAAGACGCCTGGGCGAGTGCGCCGCGGCATGACACTATCGCTGACAACGACCTTCGTTGGGCCTGCTGGCCCCGGCCTCTTGCGCGCTACCGGCAGGGTGCGCGGCGGAGGGCGCAAGGTTTACCTGTCAAGCGGTGAGGTTACTGCCGCCAACGGCGATTTGCTGGCCATCGCCGAAGGCGCGTTTCGACGTCGTAGCGGCAGCGAGTCACCGGAGGGCATACCCGAGTGA
- a CDS encoding TRAP transporter small permease, producing the protein MTTSPPPASGVDRLAYHLLKVITRTCDALGVLLLAGVLVLIVAAIVVRDIIGLSMAWTEEVATLLAIYAVGFGSLSAWVRGEHLLVDLFSHRLGNLARHIQYRLVALLSAGFFGMAAYGSLAMSIASANNRTVSLGISFTYLYYGIFIGFAGMTLLATWQALRGPVEWHAVASSSQEAD; encoded by the coding sequence TTGACGACATCCCCACCCCCCGCCAGCGGTGTCGACCGGCTGGCCTATCACCTGCTCAAGGTCATCACGCGAACCTGCGACGCCCTGGGCGTGCTGCTGTTGGCCGGGGTGCTGGTGTTGATCGTTGCCGCCATCGTGGTCCGTGACATCATCGGGTTGAGCATGGCCTGGACGGAGGAGGTTGCAACGCTGTTGGCCATCTATGCGGTGGGTTTCGGCTCCCTCTCCGCCTGGGTGCGCGGCGAGCACCTGCTGGTCGACCTGTTCAGCCACCGGCTGGGTAACCTGGCCCGGCATATCCAATACCGGCTTGTGGCCCTGCTTTCGGCAGGCTTCTTCGGCATGGCGGCCTATGGCTCCCTTGCCATGTCGATCGCCAGCGCCAATAACCGTACCGTTTCCCTGGGTATCAGCTTCACCTACCTCTATTACGGCATCTTCATCGGCTTCGCCGGCATGACGCTACTGGCGACCTGGCAGGCCCTGCGTGGCCCGGTGGAATGGCACGCTGTGGCGAGTTCATCCCAGGAGGCGGACTGA
- the pyrC gene encoding dihydroorotase — translation MNAITLTRPDDWHLHLRDGDALQAVVPATARQMGRAIIMPNLKPPVTTTDQAQAYRERILAARPQGSDFEPLMTLYLTDDTPASEIERAHASGMIHAVKLYPAGATTNSASGVTDLAHCDEAIEAMARVGMPLLVHGEVTDSEIDIFDREAVFIERVMKPLLERHPTLKVVFEHITTADAADFVSQAPANVGATITAHHLLFNRNHMLVGGIRPHYYCLPILKRERHREALLAAATSGSGKFFLGTDSAPHAQGDKESACGCAGAYTAPAAIELYAMAFEQAGALDRLEGFASHHGPDFYGLPRNADTVTLVRETWELPQSLPYVPGQRIVPLKAGESLDWKLRD, via the coding sequence GTGAACGCTATTACGCTGACCCGACCCGACGACTGGCACCTTCACCTGCGCGATGGCGATGCGCTTCAGGCCGTAGTGCCTGCGACTGCCCGGCAGATGGGGCGTGCCATCATCATGCCGAACCTGAAGCCCCCTGTCACCACGACGGATCAGGCGCAGGCGTATCGCGAACGCATCCTGGCGGCCCGGCCCCAGGGTTCGGATTTCGAGCCGCTGATGACCCTCTATCTCACCGACGATACGCCGGCGTCGGAAATCGAGCGCGCTCATGCCAGTGGCATGATTCATGCCGTCAAGCTCTATCCCGCCGGAGCCACCACCAATTCGGCTTCAGGTGTGACGGACCTGGCGCATTGCGACGAGGCGATTGAGGCCATGGCGCGCGTGGGCATGCCGCTGCTGGTGCATGGTGAAGTCACCGACAGCGAGATCGATATCTTCGACCGCGAGGCGGTCTTCATCGAGCGGGTCATGAAGCCGCTGCTCGAGCGGCACCCGACGCTCAAGGTGGTCTTCGAGCACATTACCACCGCCGATGCCGCCGACTTCGTGTCCCAGGCGCCGGCCAACGTGGGGGCCACCATCACCGCCCACCACCTGCTGTTCAACCGCAACCACATGCTGGTGGGAGGGATCCGTCCTCACTACTATTGCCTGCCGATTCTCAAGCGCGAGCGCCATCGCGAAGCGCTGCTGGCGGCGGCGACGTCCGGCAGCGGCAAGTTCTTCCTCGGCACAGACAGTGCTCCCCATGCCCAGGGTGACAAGGAGTCCGCCTGTGGCTGCGCCGGCGCCTACACGGCCCCGGCCGCCATCGAGCTGTATGCCATGGCGTTCGAGCAGGCTGGCGCCCTGGACAGGCTGGAAGGGTTTGCCAGTCATCATGGACCCGACTTCTACGGTCTGCCGCGCAATGCCGATACGGTTACTCTGGTACGCGAAACCTGGGAGCTACCCCAGTCGCTTCCCTATGTCCCCGGGCAGCGGATCGTACCCTTGAAGGCGGGCGAATCGCTGGACTGGAAACTGCGTGACTGA
- a CDS encoding TRAP transporter substrate-binding protein, translating into MRKSLLGSLVALGILSAAPFAAASTIEIQVNNTMSEGGSESAAVERFAEYLEEQAPGRFNVRPFLAGSLGGENSVLELLNLGQTQISITGGNWRQQYAPEYDAITVPFVFSTWDEVDAYMESPSGQRLVEIAEEKGGIKYFGTQHRGPRQMTANKAIHSPDDLSGFRMRLPSLPVWLEVWEEIGAQVVNVPAPEIYLAMQTGQVDGHENSLSSPYTRRLWEVQDHIIMTSHVMFPWNWVASKRWWEGLDAEDQEVITEAIHVARQHGTEVERELDEYYLEQLEANGMTIIEPDVEPFRQAGLPAIERILSEMADGVMDDALGDVSDD; encoded by the coding sequence ATGCGAAAGTCACTGCTAGGCTCGTTGGTCGCTCTGGGAATACTCAGTGCCGCCCCCTTTGCCGCCGCCAGCACCATCGAGATTCAGGTCAACAACACCATGAGCGAGGGCGGCTCGGAAAGCGCCGCCGTCGAACGTTTCGCCGAATACCTGGAAGAGCAGGCCCCGGGGCGTTTCAACGTTCGCCCATTCCTGGCCGGCTCCCTGGGCGGCGAGAATTCCGTCCTCGAGCTTCTCAACCTGGGGCAGACCCAGATTTCCATTACCGGCGGCAACTGGCGTCAGCAGTATGCCCCCGAGTATGACGCCATCACCGTTCCCTTCGTGTTCTCGACCTGGGACGAGGTCGACGCCTACATGGAGAGCCCTTCCGGCCAGCGGCTGGTGGAGATCGCCGAGGAGAAGGGCGGCATCAAGTATTTCGGCACCCAGCACCGCGGCCCGCGGCAGATGACCGCCAACAAGGCGATTCACAGCCCCGACGATCTTTCCGGCTTCCGGATGCGCCTGCCGTCGCTGCCGGTGTGGCTCGAGGTCTGGGAAGAGATCGGTGCCCAGGTGGTCAACGTGCCGGCTCCCGAGATCTATCTCGCCATGCAGACCGGTCAGGTCGACGGTCATGAGAACTCGCTCTCTTCGCCCTATACGCGCCGCCTGTGGGAAGTGCAGGACCATATCATCATGACCAGCCATGTGATGTTCCCGTGGAACTGGGTGGCCAGCAAGCGTTGGTGGGAGGGCCTGGATGCCGAGGACCAGGAGGTGATCACCGAGGCCATCCATGTCGCGCGCCAGCATGGCACCGAGGTGGAGCGTGAGCTCGACGAGTACTATCTCGAGCAGCTTGAAGCCAACGGCATGACCATCATCGAGCCCGATGTCGAGCCGTTCCGTCAGGCCGGCCTGCCTGCCATCGAGCGTATCCTCTCCGAGATGGCCGATGGCGTGATGGACGATGCCCTGGGTGACGTCAGCGACGACTGA
- the folD gene encoding bifunctional methylenetetrahydrofolate dehydrogenase/methenyltetrahydrofolate cyclohydrolase FolD — MTAQLIDGKAVAAQVRQQVARQVETRHADGKRTPGLAVVLVGDDPASRVYVNNKHRDCERAGILSFLHILPAETSQSALERMVDDLNADPRVDGILVQLPLPDHLDARPILERILPHKDVDGFHPYNLGRLAQRLPMLRPCTPKGVMTLLQASGLKVRGLDATVVGASNIVGRPMALELMLAGCTTTVCHRFTRNLEEHVRRAELLVVAVGKPGLVHGEWVRDGAIVIDVGINREEDGRLVGDVEFNSAAERAAWITPVPGGVGPMTIASLLENTLLAAEMHDAMENEALPAQV, encoded by the coding sequence ATGACCGCCCAACTCATCGATGGCAAGGCCGTTGCCGCCCAGGTCCGCCAGCAGGTAGCTCGCCAGGTCGAGACACGCCATGCAGACGGCAAGCGGACCCCCGGCCTTGCCGTCGTACTGGTGGGCGACGACCCGGCTTCACGGGTATACGTCAACAACAAGCACCGCGACTGCGAGCGCGCCGGCATACTCTCCTTCCTGCACATCCTGCCGGCCGAGACTTCCCAGTCAGCGCTGGAGAGAATGGTGGATGACCTGAATGCCGACCCTCGGGTCGACGGTATTCTGGTCCAGCTGCCACTGCCCGACCATCTCGATGCTCGCCCCATACTCGAGCGAATCCTACCCCACAAGGATGTCGACGGTTTCCACCCCTACAACCTTGGCCGCCTCGCCCAGCGGCTGCCGATGCTCAGGCCCTGCACACCCAAGGGTGTCATGACGTTGCTGCAGGCCAGCGGCTTGAAAGTGCGCGGCCTCGATGCCACCGTCGTCGGCGCCTCCAACATCGTCGGTCGTCCGATGGCACTGGAGCTGATGCTGGCCGGCTGCACCACGACGGTATGCCACCGTTTCACCCGCAACCTCGAGGAGCATGTCAGGCGTGCCGAGCTGCTCGTGGTAGCAGTTGGCAAACCCGGCCTGGTCCATGGCGAGTGGGTGCGGGACGGCGCCATCGTCATCGACGTGGGCATAAACCGCGAAGAGGATGGCCGGCTGGTGGGCGACGTGGAATTCAACAGCGCCGCAGAACGTGCGGCCTGGATCACCCCGGTTCCCGGCGGGGTCGGCCCCATGACCATTGCTTCGCTGCTGGAGAACACGCTGCTCGCCGCCGAGATGCATGACGCCATGGAGAATGAGGCCCTGCCTGCCCAGGTCTAG
- a CDS encoding NAD(P)/FAD-dependent oxidoreductase gives MSRETIVLGAGMVGVSIAWHLARRGRSVLLVDRRPPGQETSFGNGGLIQREAVRPYPFPQGVGKLLSVLPNRRVDIRYNLRGMLEAAGPLFGYWRHSMPRRHARIIPEYASLIMLSTQEHEPMIEAADAGAMIRKDGWLEVYRSQAGLDARRQEAREAAERFGVTHDALDRAGLNRREPQLSDRAIGAIHWTNSWGVEDPGGLVAAYARSFEREGGRFVQSAIQDVSRNGRGWRVETEGGVHEAQDVVMALGPWAGGWMKRLGYRMPTFVKRGYHMHYAVEEARRLQYWLADVEVGYILAPMRAGIRLTTGAELKPLDAPPHYGQLAAAEREARRIYPSLGDRLDPEPWKGARPCLSDMKPVIGPAPRHDGLWFAFGHGHQGFTLGPATGRVLAEMMDGEEPAVDMSPFRADRFGS, from the coding sequence ATGTCTCGCGAAACCATCGTTCTGGGGGCCGGCATGGTCGGGGTCTCCATTGCCTGGCACCTGGCCCGCCGTGGCCGGTCGGTGCTGCTGGTCGACCGCCGCCCGCCGGGGCAGGAGACCTCATTCGGCAACGGTGGTCTGATTCAACGTGAAGCCGTCCGCCCCTACCCCTTTCCCCAGGGGGTGGGCAAGCTCCTTTCCGTTCTGCCCAATCGCCGGGTGGATATCCGCTATAACCTTCGTGGCATGCTGGAAGCCGCCGGGCCACTGTTCGGCTATTGGCGCCACTCCATGCCTCGGCGTCATGCGCGCATCATTCCCGAATATGCCTCGTTGATCATGCTGTCGACCCAGGAGCACGAGCCGATGATCGAGGCGGCGGATGCCGGGGCCATGATCAGGAAGGACGGCTGGCTCGAGGTCTATCGCAGCCAGGCAGGGCTGGATGCGCGCCGGCAGGAGGCTCGTGAAGCCGCCGAGCGCTTCGGGGTGACCCATGACGCGCTCGACCGGGCCGGCCTGAATCGGCGTGAACCCCAGCTTTCGGATCGAGCCATCGGCGCGATCCACTGGACGAATTCATGGGGTGTCGAAGATCCGGGCGGCCTGGTGGCTGCCTATGCTCGCAGCTTCGAGCGCGAAGGTGGCCGCTTCGTACAGTCAGCGATCCAGGATGTCAGCCGGAATGGGCGGGGCTGGCGGGTGGAGACCGAGGGGGGCGTGCATGAGGCACAGGATGTGGTCATGGCCCTGGGCCCCTGGGCCGGCGGCTGGATGAAACGCCTTGGCTATCGCATGCCTACCTTCGTCAAGCGGGGCTATCACATGCACTACGCCGTCGAGGAGGCCCGGCGACTGCAGTATTGGCTTGCCGATGTCGAGGTCGGCTATATCCTGGCTCCCATGCGTGCCGGCATCCGGCTGACCACCGGTGCAGAGCTCAAACCCCTCGATGCGCCGCCCCACTACGGTCAGCTCGCCGCCGCCGAGCGGGAGGCTCGAAGGATCTATCCATCGCTGGGGGATCGCCTGGACCCCGAGCCCTGGAAGGGCGCGCGCCCCTGTCTGTCGGACATGAAGCCGGTCATTGGCCCGGCCCCGCGGCACGACGGTCTATGGTTCGCCTTCGGCCATGGACATCAGGGGTTTACGTTGGGGCCAGCCACCGGTCGGGTACTGGCCGAAATGATGGACGGAGAGGAGCCTGCAGTGGATATGTCGCCGTTCCGTGCCGACCGCTTCGGCAGCTAG